A single window of Larimichthys crocea isolate SSNF chromosome XII, L_crocea_2.0, whole genome shotgun sequence DNA harbors:
- the farsa gene encoding phenylalanine--tRNA ligase alpha subunit, protein MADAGVVETLLQRVEKADDGVDSLEVASSLGVDHQVIVGAVKSLQALGDVISAELRSSKRWELTAEGTEIAEQGSHEARVFSSIPLEGLPQGELMKLSFGKIGFSKAMSNKWIRVDKAHEGGPRIFRTVESIDDQVREKLLVVKKGNMTELEEKEKNELKKRKLLSEVTVKSYWITKGNSFSTTITKQETELTPEMIANGSWKEKKFKPYNFEALGVAPDCGHLHPLMKVRTQFRQIFLEMGFTEMPTNNFIESSFWNFDSLFQPQQHPARDQHDTFFLSDPALAHEFPQEYLERVKKVHSEGGFGSQGYKYDWKIEEAQKNILRTHTTAVSARMLYKLAQQEKFTPVKYFSIDRVFRNETLDATHLAEFHQIEGVVADYGLTLGDLMGILHQFFTKLGITKLRFKPAYNPYTEPSMEVFSYHEGLKKWVEVGNSGVFRPEMLLPMGLPEDVSVIAWGLSLERPTMIKYGINNIRELVGHKVNLQMVYDSPICRLES, encoded by the exons ATGGCGGACGCCGGTGTGGTGGAGACACTTCTACAGCGGGTCGAGAAGGCGGACGATGGCGTGGACAGCCTGGAAGTGGCGAGCAGCCTCGGCGTGGACCACCAGGTCATCGTCGGAGCCGTGAAGAGTCTGCAGGCTCTCGGCGAC GTTATCTCAGCCGAGCTGCGCTCCTCCAAACGCTGGGAGCTGACGGCGGAAGGCACGGAGATAGCCGAGCAGGGCAGCCATGAAGCCCGGGTCTTCAGCTCCATCCCGCTGGAGGGTCTGCCACAGGGCGAGCTCATG aaACTGTCCTTTGGGAAGATTGGCTTCAGCAAGGCCATGTCCAACAAGTGGATCAGAGTGGACAAAGCACACGAGGGCGGCCCGAGGATATTCAGGACC GTGGAGAGCATAGACGACCAGGTCAGAGAGAAGCTGCTGGTGGTGAAGAAAGGCAACATGACAGAGctggaagagaaggagaagaacgagctgaagaagaggaagctgctCTCTGAAGT gacGGTGAAGTCATACTGGATCACTAAAGGCAACTCCTTCAGCACCACCATCACCAAACAGGAGACGGAGCTCACGCCTGAGATGATCGCTAA tggcAGCTGGAAAGAGAAGAAGTTTAAGCCCTATAACTTTGAGGCCCTGGGCGTGGCCCCTGACTGCGGCCACCTCCACCCTCTGATGAAGGTGCGAACACAGTTCAGGCAGATCTTCCTGGAGATGGG cttcactgAGATGCCCACCAACAACTTCATAGAGAGCTCTTTCTGGAACTTTGACTCCCTGTTCCAGCCCCAGCAGCACCCGGCCAGAGACCAACACGACACCTTCTTCCTGTCTG ACCCAGCACTCGCACACGAGTTCCCACAGGAGTACCTGGAGAGGGTGAAGAAAGTCCACTCAGAGGGAGGCTTTGGATCACAGGG GTACAAGTACGACTGGAAGATTGAGGAGGCTCAGAAGAACATCCTCCGCACACACACTACAGCAGTCAGTGCACGCATGTTGTATAAACTCGCACAACAG GAGAAGTTTACCCCCGTCAAGTATTTCTCAATCGACCGGGTGTTCAGGAACGAGACCTTAGACGCCACCCATCTGGCCGAGTTCCACCAGATAGAAGGCGTGGTGGCTGATTACGGGCTCACGCTGGGAGACCTCATGGGCATCCTGCACCAGTTCTTCACCAAACTAG gaATCACCAAACTCCGCTTCAAGCCTGCCTACAACCCGTACACAGAGCCCAGCATGGAAGTGTTCAGCTACCACGAAG GACTGAAGAAGTGGGTGGAAGTGGGAAACTCAGGGGTCTTTAGACCGGAGATGCTGCTGCCCATGGGTCTGCCTGAGGACGTGTCAGTCATTGCCTGGGGACTGTCTCTggagag GCCCACCATGATTAAATACGGCATCAACAACATCAGAGAGCTGGTGGGACACAAGGTGAACCTACAGATGGTGTATGACAGCCCCATCTGTCGACTGGAGTCCTGA
- the ilf3b gene encoding interleukin enhancer-binding factor 3 homolog isoform X1 gives MPPPMRHRSMRVFMNDDRHVMAKHSVIYPTQEELESVQNMVSHTERALKAVSDWLDKQEKGTSKSDSDGTDAESEHKDQATRSLRGVMRVGLVAKGLLLKGDLDLELVLLCKDKPTISLLKKVSENLVTQLKATEDKYVVTQHIREASIVIKNTKEPPLTLTIHLTSPLVREEIERAAAGESLSVNDPPDVLDRQKCLTALASLRHAKWFQARANGLRSCVIVIRILRDLCARVPTWAPLRGWPLELICEKAIGTGNRPMGAGEALRRVLECLASGILMADGAGISDPCEKEATDAIGHLDHQQREDITASAQHALRLSAFGQLHKVLGMDPLPSKMPKKPRSETPIDYTVQIPPSTAYAPPMKRPIEEEEGTDDKSPNKKKKKLQKKSPEEKAEPPQAMNALMRLNQLKPGLQYKLVSQTGPVHVPVFTMAVEVDGTTFEASGPSKRTAKLHVAVKVLQDMGLPTGVELKTAEPVKSEETVVAATVEELRPVVTPVETATAATGTANADTTDAVETARQQGPILTKHGKNPVMELNEKRRGLKYELISETGGSHDKRFVMEVEIDGQKFQGTGSNKKVAKAYAALAALERLFPEGSVAEAAKKKKGPPMHAQGFGMMGASGVGDGAMPRGRGRGGRGRGRGRGFNNGGGYGQGGGFGTYGYGNSANSGYNYYNNGGTNGGAGASSSPSGGPPPSTAPGSAQGSYGSYYQNDGAYSATSAAKPPKKKPPMHKGGKPPFPGPPGANTGSVGGYQSSSPAGQGSYNQYGQGYGQGKKSFNQNQGGPGAYSYSTAYPSQVTGGAGGGQDYSYEGFNNQSNYSSQGGGGGGGSNNGNNSNNQGFGANHSQYHSPVGYGRGESSMNYQYR, from the exons ATG CCTCCTCCAATGCGCCACCGCTCCATGCGTGTCTTCATGAATGACGACCGCCATGTCATGGCCAAACACTCTGTCATCTACCCAactcaggaggagctggaaagcGTACAGAACATGGTATCCCACACAGAGCGTGCCCTCAAGGCTGTCTCTGACTGGCTGGATAAGCAGGAGAAAGGAACCTCCAAGTCTGACTCTGATGGCACAGACGCTGAGAG CGAGCACAAAGATCAGGCCACACGCTCTCTGCGTGGTGTAATGAGAGTGGGCCTGGTTGCCAAGGGCCTGCTACTGAAGGGGGACCTGGACCTGGAGCTGGTGCTCCTCTGTAAGGACAAGCCCACCATCAGTCTGCTGAAGAAAGTGTCTGAAAACCTTGTTACACAGCTCAAG GCGACAGAAGATAAGTATGTGGTGACGCAGCACATACGCGAGGCCAGTATCGTCATCAAGAACACCAAGGAGCCCCCTCTCACCCTCACCATTCACCTGACATCCCCTCTGGTTCGTGAGGAGATCGAGAGGGCTGCAGCCGGAG AATCGCTTTCAGTCAACGATCCCCCGGATGTTCTGGACAGGCAGAAATGCCTAACTGCCTTGGCGTCTCTCCGCCACGCTAAGTGGTTCCAG GCCAGAGCCAACGGGCTGCGTTCCTGTGTCATCGTCATCCGGATCCTAAGAGACCTGTGTGCCCGCGTCCCTACATGGGCCCCGCTTCGTGGCTGG CCACTGGAGCTGATCTGTGAGAAAGCCATTGGCACAGGGAACCGGCCCATGGGGGCAGGAGAAGCTCTGCGGAGAGTTTTAGAGTGTCTGGCTTCAGGAATCCTCATggcag ATGGTGCTGGAATCTCTGATCCATGTGAGAAGGAAGCCACAGATGCTATCGGTCACTTGGACCatcaacagagagaagacatcACAGCGAGTGCACAA CATGCCTTAAGACTGTCAGCTTTCGGACAGCTTCACAAAGTGCTTGGAATGGATCCACTTCCCTCGAAGATGCCCAAGAAGCCTCGCAGTGAGACTCCCATTGATTACACAG TGCAAATCCCACCCAGCACAGCGTATGCCCCACCAATGAAAAGGCCcatagaagaagaggaggggacgGATGACAAGAGTccaaataagaagaagaaaaagctgcaGAAGAAAT CTCCAGAGGAGAAGGCTGAGCCTCCGCAGGCTATGAACGCCCTGATGAGGCTCAATCAGCTGAAGCCTGGTCTCCAGTACAAACTGGTTTCTCAGACTGGCCCCGTTCACGTTCCAGTCTTCACGATGGCCGTGGAAGTAGACGGCACGACCTTCGAGGCTTCTGGTCCATCCAAGCGCACTGCCAAGCTGCACGTAGCTGTGAAG GTCCTTCAGGACATGGGGCTGCCCACAGGAGTGGAACTAAAGACTGCTGAGCCAGTAAAATCAGAGGAGACCGTAGTAGCTGCCACAGTGGAGGAGTTGAGGCCAGTAGTCACACCGGTTGAAACTGCCACTGCTGCCACAGGAACAGCCAATGCAGACACCACTGATGCTGTAGAG ACCGCTCGCCAACAGGGACCGATCCTGACCAAACACGGCAAGAACCCCGTGATGGAGCTGAACGAGAAGCGCCGCGGCCTGAAGTATGAGCTCATCTCGGAGACCGGCGGCAGCCACGACAAACGCTTCGTCATGGAGGTGGAGATAGACGGTCAGAAGTTTCAGGGGACAGGATCCAATAAGAAGGTGGCCAAGGCTTACGCTGCACTGGCTGCTTTGGAGCGGCTCTTCCCTGAGGGCTCTGTGGCTGAGGCTgctaagaagaaaaagggaCCACCCATG CACGCTCAAGGCTTCGGCATGATGGGAGCCTCTGGAGTCGGAGATGGGGCCATGCCCAGAGGCAGAGGACGTGGAGGCAGAGGTCGAGGGAGGGGCCGGGGCTTCAATAATGGAGGAGGCTACGGCCAAGGAG GTGGATTTGGAACGTACGGTTACGGGAACAGTGCTAACTCCGGATACA ATTACTACAACAATGGTGGTACAAATGGAGGAGCCGGGGCATCAAGCAGCCCATCAGGTGGCCCTCCCCCCAGCACAGCACCAGGATCAGCACAGGGCTCCTATGGTTCATACTACCAGAATGACGGCGCCTACTCTGCCACTTCAGCAGCCAAACCCCCCAAAAAGAAACCCCCAATGCACAAGGGAGGAAAGCCACCCTTTCCAGGTCCCCCAGGGGCGAACACTGGATCTGTGGGGGGTTACCAGTCCAGCAGCCCTGCAGGGCAGGGCTCATATAACCAGTATGGCCAGGGCTATGGGCAGGGAAAGAAGAGTTTCAACCAGAACCAGGGGGGGCCAGGTGCATACTCGTACAGCACCGCCTACCCGAGCCAAGTGACAGGGGGTGCTGGAGGTGGCCAAGACTACAGTTATGAAG GTTTTAACAACCAGTCCAACTACAGCTCAcagggaggtggtggaggaggtggcagCAACAAcggcaacaacagcaacaaccagGGCTTCGGTGCCAACCACTCTCAGTACCACAGCCCAGTGGGCTACGGCAGGGGAGAGAGCAGCATGAATTACCAGTACAGATag
- the ilf3b gene encoding interleukin enhancer-binding factor 3 homolog isoform X2, with protein sequence MPPPMRHRSMRVFMNDDRHVMAKHSVIYPTQEELESVQNMVSHTERALKAVSDWLDKQEKGTSKSDSDGTDAESEHKDQATRSLRGVMRVGLVAKGLLLKGDLDLELVLLCKDKPTISLLKKVSENLVTQLKATEDKYVVTQHIREASIVIKNTKEPPLTLTIHLTSPLVREEIERAAAGESLSVNDPPDVLDRQKCLTALASLRHAKWFQARANGLRSCVIVIRILRDLCARVPTWAPLRGWPLELICEKAIGTGNRPMGAGEALRRVLECLASGILMADGAGISDPCEKEATDAIGHLDHQQREDITASAQHALRLSAFGQLHKVLGMDPLPSKMPKKPRSETPIDYTVQIPPSTAYAPPMKRPIEEEEGTDDKSPNKKKKKLQKKSPEEKAEPPQAMNALMRLNQLKPGLQYKLVSQTGPVHVPVFTMAVEVDGTTFEASGPSKRTAKLHVAVKVLQDMGLPTGVELKTAEPVKSEETVVAATVEELRPVVTPVETATAATGTANADTTDAVETARQQGPILTKHGKNPVMELNEKRRGLKYELISETGGSHDKRFVMEVEIDGQKFQGTGSNKKVAKAYAALAALERLFPEGSVAEAAKKKKGPPMHAQGFGMMGASGVGDGAMPRGRGRGGRGRGRGRGFNNGGGYGQGGGFGTYGYGNSANSGYSDFVSDCYGYHEFAT encoded by the exons ATG CCTCCTCCAATGCGCCACCGCTCCATGCGTGTCTTCATGAATGACGACCGCCATGTCATGGCCAAACACTCTGTCATCTACCCAactcaggaggagctggaaagcGTACAGAACATGGTATCCCACACAGAGCGTGCCCTCAAGGCTGTCTCTGACTGGCTGGATAAGCAGGAGAAAGGAACCTCCAAGTCTGACTCTGATGGCACAGACGCTGAGAG CGAGCACAAAGATCAGGCCACACGCTCTCTGCGTGGTGTAATGAGAGTGGGCCTGGTTGCCAAGGGCCTGCTACTGAAGGGGGACCTGGACCTGGAGCTGGTGCTCCTCTGTAAGGACAAGCCCACCATCAGTCTGCTGAAGAAAGTGTCTGAAAACCTTGTTACACAGCTCAAG GCGACAGAAGATAAGTATGTGGTGACGCAGCACATACGCGAGGCCAGTATCGTCATCAAGAACACCAAGGAGCCCCCTCTCACCCTCACCATTCACCTGACATCCCCTCTGGTTCGTGAGGAGATCGAGAGGGCTGCAGCCGGAG AATCGCTTTCAGTCAACGATCCCCCGGATGTTCTGGACAGGCAGAAATGCCTAACTGCCTTGGCGTCTCTCCGCCACGCTAAGTGGTTCCAG GCCAGAGCCAACGGGCTGCGTTCCTGTGTCATCGTCATCCGGATCCTAAGAGACCTGTGTGCCCGCGTCCCTACATGGGCCCCGCTTCGTGGCTGG CCACTGGAGCTGATCTGTGAGAAAGCCATTGGCACAGGGAACCGGCCCATGGGGGCAGGAGAAGCTCTGCGGAGAGTTTTAGAGTGTCTGGCTTCAGGAATCCTCATggcag ATGGTGCTGGAATCTCTGATCCATGTGAGAAGGAAGCCACAGATGCTATCGGTCACTTGGACCatcaacagagagaagacatcACAGCGAGTGCACAA CATGCCTTAAGACTGTCAGCTTTCGGACAGCTTCACAAAGTGCTTGGAATGGATCCACTTCCCTCGAAGATGCCCAAGAAGCCTCGCAGTGAGACTCCCATTGATTACACAG TGCAAATCCCACCCAGCACAGCGTATGCCCCACCAATGAAAAGGCCcatagaagaagaggaggggacgGATGACAAGAGTccaaataagaagaagaaaaagctgcaGAAGAAAT CTCCAGAGGAGAAGGCTGAGCCTCCGCAGGCTATGAACGCCCTGATGAGGCTCAATCAGCTGAAGCCTGGTCTCCAGTACAAACTGGTTTCTCAGACTGGCCCCGTTCACGTTCCAGTCTTCACGATGGCCGTGGAAGTAGACGGCACGACCTTCGAGGCTTCTGGTCCATCCAAGCGCACTGCCAAGCTGCACGTAGCTGTGAAG GTCCTTCAGGACATGGGGCTGCCCACAGGAGTGGAACTAAAGACTGCTGAGCCAGTAAAATCAGAGGAGACCGTAGTAGCTGCCACAGTGGAGGAGTTGAGGCCAGTAGTCACACCGGTTGAAACTGCCACTGCTGCCACAGGAACAGCCAATGCAGACACCACTGATGCTGTAGAG ACCGCTCGCCAACAGGGACCGATCCTGACCAAACACGGCAAGAACCCCGTGATGGAGCTGAACGAGAAGCGCCGCGGCCTGAAGTATGAGCTCATCTCGGAGACCGGCGGCAGCCACGACAAACGCTTCGTCATGGAGGTGGAGATAGACGGTCAGAAGTTTCAGGGGACAGGATCCAATAAGAAGGTGGCCAAGGCTTACGCTGCACTGGCTGCTTTGGAGCGGCTCTTCCCTGAGGGCTCTGTGGCTGAGGCTgctaagaagaaaaagggaCCACCCATG CACGCTCAAGGCTTCGGCATGATGGGAGCCTCTGGAGTCGGAGATGGGGCCATGCCCAGAGGCAGAGGACGTGGAGGCAGAGGTCGAGGGAGGGGCCGGGGCTTCAATAATGGAGGAGGCTACGGCCAAGGAG GTGGATTTGGAACGTACGGTTACGGGAACAGTGCTAACTCCGGATACA GTGACTTTGTCTCAGACTGCTATGGCTACCACGAGTTTGCGACATAA
- the LOC104930238 gene encoding prostaglandin E2 receptor EP1 subtype: MLAMQHYNSSGIIAPFALTNHTTMVQVSVIEAVTHNVTRPSKSPIAAGLTMTLGIIFNVVALLILAKAYNRFRRRSKATFLLFASSLVATDLAGHVIPGSLVLRRYTAGTGSPIDPTANLRGDPANPDASCLFLGGCMVFFGLCPLFLGCAMAAERCLGITKPLLHAQLVTTARTKTALTLIWLLALCVAFLPFFSLGAYTYQHPGTWCFIRVMEDTKATDLAFVMLFSGLALSSLAVAFVCNTISGITLVRARLKKRSCSQRLSARSHDTEMVVQLVGIMVTSCICWSPLLVFGLMSATRSYSGTLSSDKDTYRGLMVTGVRMATCNQILDPWVYILLRRAILRKIYRITKRKASLKGSMFRSARWDLSSFENSEKKNVTKI; the protein is encoded by the exons ATGCTGGCGATGCAGCACTACAACTCTTCGGGCATTATCGCTCCCTTTGCCCTCACTAACCACACCACCATGGTGCAGGTGTCTGTGATAGAGGCAGTAACTCATAATGTCACCCGTCCATCCAAGAGCCCCATAGCTGCCGGCCTCACCATGACTCTGGGCATCATCTTCAACGTGGTGGCCCTGCTCATTCTCGCCAAGGCTTACAACCGCTTCCGTCGGCGGTCGAAGGCCACTTTTCTGCTCTTTGCCAGCTCTCTGGTGGCAACAGATCTGGCTGGACATGTTATCCCTGGATCACTCGTACTGAGGAGATACACAGCAGGCACTGGGTCCCCAATTGATCCTACTGCCAACCTTCGAGGTGATCCTGCAAATCCAGATGCCTCTTGTCTATTTCTGGGAGGTTGCATGGTGTTCTTTGGCCTGTGCCCTCTCTTTCTGGGGTGTGCGATGGCTGCTGAGCGCTGCCTGGGCATCACCAAGCCTTTGCTGCATGCTCAACTTGTGACCACAGCAAGGACAAAGACGGCACTGACCCTGATCTGGCTCCTGGCTTTGTGTGTGGCCTTTCTACCCTTCTTCAGCCTGGGTGCCTATACTTACCAGCACCCGGGAACATGGTGCTTTATCCGGGTCATGGAGGATACTAAAGCAACAGACCTAGCCTTCGTGATGCTGTTCTCTGGACTGGCTTTGAGCTCTCTGGCCGTGGCCTTTGTGTGTAACACCATCAGTGGGATCACGCTAGTGAGAGCCCGGCTAAAGAAAAGGTCTTGCTCCCAGCGCCTCTCGGCCAGGTCTCACGACACTGAGATGGTGGTCCAGCTGGTTGGCATCATGGTCACCTCTTGCATCTGCTGGAGCCCTCTGCTG gtCTTTGGACTGATGTCAGCCACACGCTCCTACAGTGGCACCCTGAGCAGTGACAAAGACACCTATAGGGGGCTGATGGTGACGGGTGTCAGGATGGCAACCTGTAACCAGATCCTGGACCCGTGGGTCTACATCCTGCTGCGACGCGCCATCCTCAGGAAGATCTACCGCATCACTAAAAGGAAGGCCAGTCTCAAGGGAAGCATGTTCCGCTCTGCTCGCTGGGATCTCAGCTCCTTCGAGaactctgagaaaaaaaatgttactaaGATTTAA